Proteins encoded by one window of Erythrobacter sp.:
- a CDS encoding UDP-glucose/GDP-mannose dehydrogenase family protein gives MRIVMIGTGYVGLVSGACFADFGHEVICVDKDQAKIDALLNGTMPIFEPGLDELVARNVEAGRLSFTLDIAEALPGANAVFIAVGTPSRRGDGHADLTFVYAAAREMAPLLPTGVVVVDKSTVPVGTGDEVERIIREVAPGLEFSVASNPEFLREGAAIDDFKRPDRVVIGVNDKHAEEVLEEIYRPLTRNESPLITMSRRAAELTKYAANAFLATKISFINEIADLCEKVGADVGDVAKGIGLDSRIGNRFLMPGPGYGGSCFPKDTVALLKTGQDYESPLRIVESVVASNDQRKRSMGRKVVNAMGGGDQHGKTVAVLGLTFKANTDDMRDSPAISIVQALLDAGIAVKAYDPEGMEQAKKLLGPITYCDGPYEALDGADAAVIVTEWDAFRALDLGRVKGLLKAPLLVDLRNLYSRSDVERHGFTYVAVGR, from the coding sequence ATGCGCATCGTAATGATCGGCACCGGCTATGTCGGACTTGTATCGGGTGCCTGCTTTGCCGATTTCGGCCATGAAGTGATCTGTGTTGACAAGGATCAGGCTAAAATCGACGCGTTATTGAACGGCACGATGCCAATATTCGAGCCGGGCCTGGACGAATTGGTGGCGAGGAACGTCGAAGCTGGGCGTCTCTCCTTCACGCTTGACATTGCCGAAGCGCTTCCTGGTGCCAATGCCGTATTTATCGCCGTGGGCACGCCCTCTCGCCGGGGCGATGGTCACGCGGATCTGACGTTTGTCTATGCTGCTGCACGGGAAATGGCCCCGCTTCTGCCGACGGGGGTAGTGGTAGTTGACAAGTCAACCGTTCCCGTTGGAACTGGTGATGAGGTTGAGCGGATTATCCGCGAAGTCGCGCCGGGCCTTGAATTCTCGGTCGCGTCCAATCCCGAATTCCTGCGCGAAGGCGCGGCGATTGATGACTTCAAGCGGCCCGACCGGGTGGTGATCGGAGTGAACGACAAGCACGCCGAAGAGGTGTTGGAAGAAATCTACCGACCGCTCACCCGGAACGAATCACCGCTGATCACCATGAGTCGCCGCGCGGCGGAATTGACCAAATATGCCGCCAACGCTTTCCTCGCCACCAAGATCAGCTTCATCAACGAAATCGCTGATTTGTGCGAGAAAGTGGGCGCAGATGTGGGCGATGTAGCCAAAGGAATCGGCCTGGACAGCCGGATCGGCAACCGCTTCCTCATGCCGGGTCCGGGCTATGGCGGATCGTGCTTCCCTAAGGATACGGTGGCATTGCTCAAGACCGGGCAGGATTATGAAAGCCCGCTGCGCATTGTTGAAAGTGTGGTCGCCAGCAATGACCAGCGCAAGCGCTCGATGGGCCGCAAGGTAGTGAATGCGATGGGTGGCGGGGACCAGCACGGCAAGACCGTTGCCGTGCTCGGACTGACTTTCAAGGCCAATACCGACGACATGCGCGACAGCCCGGCAATCAGCATTGTGCAGGCGCTGCTGGATGCCGGAATTGCCGTGAAGGCCTACGATCCCGAAGGCATGGAGCAAGCCAAAAAGCTTCTCGGACCGATTACTTATTGCGATGGCCCCTATGAGGCGCTGGACGGTGCTGATGCCGCCGTGATCGTAACCGAATGGGATGCCTTCCGCGCACTCGATCTGGGCCGGGTAAAGGGTTTGCTCAAAGCCCCGCTGTTGGTCGATCTTCGCAATCTTTACAGCCG
- the queF gene encoding NADPH-dependent 7-cyano-7-deazaguanine reductase QueF: protein MNDTPARDQPQFLGQHTALPASPEEAVLDYVPNPRQGALYLVRFAVPEFTSLCPVTGAPDFAHLVIDYSPEKTIVESKSLKLFLGAFRNHGGFHEDVTVGIGQRLFAEMAPRWLRIGGYWYPRGGIPIDVFWQSGVAPEGLWLPEQGVAPYRGRG, encoded by the coding sequence ATGAACGATACTCCAGCACGCGACCAGCCGCAGTTCCTTGGCCAGCACACCGCCCTGCCAGCATCGCCCGAAGAGGCAGTGCTCGATTATGTTCCCAATCCGCGCCAGGGTGCGCTGTATCTGGTGCGCTTTGCCGTGCCCGAATTCACCTCGTTGTGCCCTGTCACCGGCGCGCCCGATTTCGCGCATCTGGTGATCGATTATTCGCCCGAGAAAACCATCGTCGAATCCAAGAGCCTGAAGCTTTTCCTCGGCGCGTTCCGCAATCATGGCGGCTTTCACGAGGACGTGACCGTGGGCATCGGCCAGCGGCTGTTTGCGGAAATGGCTCCGCGCTGGCTGCGCATCGGCGGCTACTGGTATCCCCGCGGCGGCATTCCGATCGACGTGTTCTGGCAGAGCGGCGTGGCACCAGAAGGCTTGTGGCTGCCTGAGCAGGGCGTAGCCCCCTATCGCGGCAGAGGCTAA